GTCGTCCGAAGCGGATCAGGACAAAGACCGAGGCTCCCTCAGCTATCCCGATAAGCTGGAACCGCCGCCAGACCTCTACATGGTCTGTAGCGCCGGGCGGCATCGCGGGAAGCATCGCCGAGGCGCGGAAGAGATGGACGACGGCGACGATCAGGGCAACCGAAGTCTCCGCCGAAACCGCCGGTCTGCTCATGCGAAGTCGCTCCCCACTTTCTCGATCCGCGAGTGCATGGGACGCGCCGCCGCCGGGCGGTCAGGTCAGAGAGCGAAACTCCGTAACTTTATATTCCACAACCGCCGCAGAGAGTATCGTGGCTCTCCGCTCATCGCCGGGGCCGCTGCCGCGAAACGCCCCTGCAGCCTCCTGCGACTCCCGGCGCTTGAAGGTACCGATGCGCCCGGTATCCACCAGATCAGCGGAGAAAGTGAAGTCGAGGCAGCCGGACGAACGACGAGCCTGTTCAACAACACCAGCGCAGCCCGCAAGGTACAAATCGCGCTGTTCCAGTACAACGATGGGGTGTCCAGCGACGATGATCACGTAAGCCTCTTCTTCGGTCAGATCTGCAAGCTCATCAAAACGCAAACCGCACCCCCCCCCTTGAATCTGGAGGAGACGCGGTTGGAATTCTTCCGGGTTGGTGAAGCGGGTTACATGTGGATGGCGTGTCCCTCGGTAGCCATCGCGGCCTCGGATACAACCTCGGCGAGCGACGGGTGAGCGTGGACGGTCATCGAGATCTCCTCCGGCGTCCCCTCCACCATCTTCGCGAAGACGCCCTCCGCGATCAGGTCCGTAACCTTCGGCCCGATAGCGTGCATCCCGAGGATGAGATCGGTCTCCTCGTCGGCGACGATCTTGAAGAAGCCGTTCGGCTCGCCTTCGATAAGGGCTTTGCCGATGGCCTGGAACGGGAACTTCCCGACCTTGACCTCGTAGCCCTCATCCCTGGCCTGATCCTCCGTAAGACCGAACGATGCAACCTCCGGGCGACAGAAGGTTACGCGCGGTACAAGGTTCTGATCCAGCGGCATCGGGTCTTCTCCGGCCATGTGCTCGACGGCGATTATCCCCTCGTGTCCTGCGGCGTGGGCAAGCCAGTACCCGCCGATGATGTCCCCGGCGGCGTACACGCCGTCCTCCCCCGTCCGGTAGAACTCGTCCACCTGTATAACGCCCCGGTCGTCGGTTTCGACTTTCGTGACCTCCAGGTTCAGACCTTCGGCGGCGGTCTTTCTACCGACGGCGACAAGCAGAGCCTCGGCTTCAAGCGTTTCTCCACCGTTGACCTCGCCGGCGGGGATCTCCTCCCCGCCGTAGCTGCCACCTTCGCCTTTGGTCTCCTTTT
This sequence is a window from Rubrobacter indicoceani. Protein-coding genes within it:
- a CDS encoding antibiotic biosynthesis monooxygenase, with the protein product MIIVAGHPIVVLEQRDLYLAGCAGVVEQARRSSGCLDFTFSADLVDTGRIGTFKRRESQEAAGAFRGSGPGDERRATILSAAVVEYKVTEFRSLT